In Methanobacterium sp. Maddingley MBC34, the genomic window AGAAGGCTCAGAGGAACGTGGAATTATCTGTTGCTACCCTTGAACTGGCTAAACCGATCTTCGAAGAAAACCTGGACCTGGTGAAAACCTTAGGTTATGTGGAAACTTACCACACTGGACTGGTTAAAAACGGCGTATGGGATATGTACGACGGAAATGTCCGGATGAAAGACAAAGAAGGAAACCAGTACGCTGAATTTGCACCATCCGATTACCTGGACTACATTGGTGAAAAAGTTAAACCATATTCCTGGTTAAAATTCCCATACATCAAAGACCTGGGATATCCTGATGGAATATACCGCGTAGCTCCCCTATCAAGGCTTAACGTGGCTGACAAAATGCCTGATGCCGCACCATTGGCACAGGAAGCATTGAACGAATTCAGAGGCCTCTTTGGATACGCTCAGGAACCATTACTCTTCCATTGGGCTCGACTCATAGAGTTAATCGCAGCCTCAGAATGTGCTGCCGATGCTCTGGAAGGAGATTTATCTGGACAGAAATTCCCAGATGCTCTGGAAAGAACTGCTGGTGAAGGTGTAGGTATTGTGGAAGCATCCCGAGGAACACTAACCCACCACTACGCCTGTGACGAAAACGGACTGGTTACCAAAGCCAACATTGTGGTGGCAACCATCCAGAACAACCCTGCTATGGAAATGGGTATCCAGAAAGTTGCCCAAGACTACATAAAACCAGGAGTAGAAGTAGACGACAAGATCTTCAACCTAATGGAGATGGTAATAAGGGCCTACGACCCATGTCTATCCTGTGCAACCCACGAAATCGACAGTCAAATGAGACTTGCAACCCTTGAAGTGTACGATAGTGAAGGTCACCTCGTTAAGAGAATTTAAATATTTTTAAGAGGGTGAAGAAAGATGATAGTGGTTAACAAGGAAGACTGCATTCGATGTGGGGCCTGTCAGGGTACCTGTCCAACTGCGGCCATTACTGTATCTCCAGAAGATGTTATTTACT contains:
- a CDS encoding coenzyme F420-reducing hydrogenase, alpha subunit (PFAM: Nickel-dependent hydrogenase), translating into MVTLKMEPVTRIEGHAKITVDLDDAGNVQDTKLHVMEFRGFEKFLQGRNIEEVPRLVPRICGICDVQHHLAAAKAVDACFGFAPDEILPTAYKMREIMSWGSVMHSHALHFYFLAAPDFIAGKDRKTRNVFQIVKDAPEAALQAIELRKNALDIIKATGGRPIHPTSSTPGGISTSLDDETQKDLLKKAQRNVELSVATLELAKPIFEENLDLVKTLGYVETYHTGLVKNGVWDMYDGNVRMKDKEGNQYAEFAPSDYLDYIGEKVKPYSWLKFPYIKDLGYPDGIYRVAPLSRLNVADKMPDAAPLAQEALNEFRGLFGYAQEPLLFHWARLIELIAASECAADALEGDLSGQKFPDALERTAGEGVGIVEASRGTLTHHYACDENGLVTKANIVVATIQNNPAMEMGIQKVAQDYIKPGVEVDDKIFNLMEMVIRAYDPCLSCATHEIDSQMRLATLEVYDSEGHLVKRI